From the genome of Bacillus mesophilus:
GATTAGGTCTTTTGAAAATGGTTGCAATTTTCTCTATATGTTCCACAATATTCGTATGAGGCTCTGCAATATAATAACCAATTTCAACCTTATCATGGACTAGCGAGTTTCTAAGCTTTGCATATTGCTCTAAATCTTCTTTATATGTATCAATAATCTGATGATGCTTAGATCCGACTCTTACTAGGACAGTAAATCGGTCATCCTTTATTTTTACTATTCGTTTCAAGGCCTCGTGTATTTGATTGAATGCGACTTCGAAACGTTCAGCATTTTTTATGTCTTTACTTGATGTGAGCATTCTTACATTCCCCCATTACGCATCACCTACTACCACTATTATACAAAACTGATAGGGGTCACTGCCATCTTATTTTCTATTTCTAATCTATTTACAAAAATAATCTAATTCCGGCATAAAAAATGTTCTCCAAGTGAAACATATAAAAAAAATTAGGAGTAGACATATGCAGGTAGTAACTATAAATAACGAACAAATCGCTTACGAGGATATCGGTAGTGGCGAACCGATTATATTTATCCATCCACCTGGAATGGGTAGAGTTGTCTTCGAAAAGCAGAAGCCGTTGTCAAATCAATATCGCATGATTATTCCTGATTTAGTTGGACAAGGTGATAGTACCTTTGACGGTAAGTCCTCTATCTCTGTTAAACGATTTGCAAAGGATATCATAGAGTTAATGGATGTTCTCCGAATTCAGAAGGCAGTGATCTTTGGTTACTCTGCTGGAGGGATTATCACTCAATTTTTAGGAATCCACTATCCTGAACGAATACGAGCACTTATTATCTCTGGTGCTTATCCGATTGTGGATAACTTTACACTTAAAACAGAACATCAACTAGGGGTATATGCGATAAAAAAGAGTAAAAAGTTTTTATCAAGTGTTCTTGCCGTCAGTCATACAAAGAACAAGGTTTTTCGAAAAAATCTTAAGAACCATATGATGAAATCAAACAGTGATGTTTGGGGAAAATATTATATAGAATCATTAAAATTCAACTGTAAAAATGAAATTAACAAAATACAGATGCCTGTTCTCATTCTATATGGAAGTAAGGCAGATTATATCAATATGTATAACAAATTCTATAAGAAACATCTCCCTTCATTAAGAGTTCATTTTGTGCAAAATGAATCTCATCAAATTCCCACTAGACGTTCTGAAGAAGTAAATAAAGTTGCGATTTCTTTTCTAGATGAACTTAAAGAGTAGACACTGTCTACTCTTTTTTTGTTGAGATCAGTTATGTGAGGTAGTTCTAATTTTAGTATCCGTTGAATAAAAAATAATGGATATTAATGATAACTTTAAGTGTCATACTTTCGCGAAAATATTGCGTTTTCTGTATATTTTTAGAATGTTTTGACTTCTTTTGTCAACGAGAAGGTAACAGAGCAATCTCCACCGTATTATAACAATTAATATCCATTTTCTTACTTATACTGGGAATTAATTGGGGGATCCACGATGCCGACTGTGAAAATTTTTCTTATGTTAATAGCGTTAACAACATTTTCAGCTTGTAGCCATATTTCAGTTACTGGTATGGAGAAAAAGAGTCAAGATAAGGAGCTTCAAGTTTCTAGCCACCCTCCCACACAATACCCAGTTTCCGAAAAAGCAACTCCTCCAAAACCTGTCGAGACTACCATTAAGATTAGCGTTGCAGGAGATTTTACAATTGGTAGTGATGAAAGCTTTGGTTATCACCAAACCTTTGTTCAAGAGGCAGATCAAAATGGATTAGAATTCTTCGTACAAAATATAAAAGATCTGTTTAGTCAAGATGACTTTACTTCGGTTAACCTTGAAACAACTTTAACGAATTCTACTCAAAAGGCAGATAAAAAGTTCCGCTTCAAGGGTACCCCTGAATACACAGAGATCCTAAAGCTTGGAAGTATTGAGGCAGTAAATCTTGCTAATAATCATACCTTCGACTACCTTCAAAGAGGATATAGTGACACGGTTGACAATCTTACTAAGTATGATGTTGGTTACTTTGGTAATGAGAGTAGTTATCTAACTAACATTAAGGGTATAGACGTCGGTGCTCTAGGCTATAACGGTTGGAATGATACGAAAGAGTTAAGATCCCAAATTGAAACAGATATTAAAAACCTACGAAATCAAGGTGCAAAGATTATTATTGTCCATTTCCATTGGGGTGAAGAAAGAAGCTATGTTCCAAACTCTGTTCAGAAGTCAATTGGTCGATTTACAATCGATCAAGGCGCTGATTTGGTGGTTGGACACCACCCGCATGTTGTTCAAGGAATTGAGGAATACAATGGAAAGTTCATTGTGTATAGCCTCGGTAACTTTATGTTTGGAGGAAACCGTAATCCTTCTGATAAAGACACATTTGTGTTTCAGCAAGTATTCCATTTAACAGATGGCGAGTTAGTTGATAAAAAGGAAATCAAAGTGATTCCTTTTCGAATCTCATCCACGACAGCTAGAAATAACTATCAACCAACACCTTTGGATGGAGATGAAGCAAAAAGAGTCTTATCTAAGATCTATAAATTATCCGCACAGATCAGTGAACCTGTTTGGGTTGCTTACGATCAATCACAATAATGTAAGTTAGGAAAAATTTGTCCCTTTCTCTTTTATTACTTCTCCTTTATAATTCCTTAGATGAAAGGAGACAATAATTATGGCTGAATTAAAGCAATTCGTATTTTTTGATTTTGAAATGCTTTGTTCTGATAAAGGTATGCCTTTTGAAGAAATGGAAGCAATCCGTTTAGGAGCAGTAAAATACGATTTAGAAACGGAGAAAATCGA
Proteins encoded in this window:
- a CDS encoding CapA family protein: MPTVKIFLMLIALTTFSACSHISVTGMEKKSQDKELQVSSHPPTQYPVSEKATPPKPVETTIKISVAGDFTIGSDESFGYHQTFVQEADQNGLEFFVQNIKDLFSQDDFTSVNLETTLTNSTQKADKKFRFKGTPEYTEILKLGSIEAVNLANNHTFDYLQRGYSDTVDNLTKYDVGYFGNESSYLTNIKGIDVGALGYNGWNDTKELRSQIETDIKNLRNQGAKIIIVHFHWGEERSYVPNSVQKSIGRFTIDQGADLVVGHHPHVVQGIEEYNGKFIVYSLGNFMFGGNRNPSDKDTFVFQQVFHLTDGELVDKKEIKVIPFRISSTTARNNYQPTPLDGDEAKRVLSKIYKLSAQISEPVWVAYDQSQ
- a CDS encoding alpha/beta fold hydrolase, translating into MQVVTINNEQIAYEDIGSGEPIIFIHPPGMGRVVFEKQKPLSNQYRMIIPDLVGQGDSTFDGKSSISVKRFAKDIIELMDVLRIQKAVIFGYSAGGIITQFLGIHYPERIRALIISGAYPIVDNFTLKTEHQLGVYAIKKSKKFLSSVLAVSHTKNKVFRKNLKNHMMKSNSDVWGKYYIESLKFNCKNEINKIQMPVLILYGSKADYINMYNKFYKKHLPSLRVHFVQNESHQIPTRRSEEVNKVAISFLDELKE